The following is a genomic window from Rutidosis leptorrhynchoides isolate AG116_Rl617_1_P2 chromosome 8, CSIRO_AGI_Rlap_v1, whole genome shotgun sequence.
attaacaagttcaattggtaatattttcatgcttccgctttaatttgattcataaaatgttttaaacattttggaacttgttaaatcccaacaatggtatcagagctgaagttgttgaaatatgcttcgagatgattatcaaactcactatatattttgcattttatgtacatgcatgattgtaaaatgcaaaatatTTATAGTTTTGGGTAGGTTTATTATATGGCCGAATTTAtggagttccaaaagtgggttttggttcttccatttggttcatacttggttgtatgttaaagttcacaatctaagccttgaccttgtgtttggttgcatgcatggttgatttatatttattcaattggtttgtaataatatttattcatttggcatgtaataattcatttggttatgtaattttttttttatatttggtatgtaaaatagattaggttgtaatttcattttttagacaaaatgtattaggatatattttgtaaaatgatgaagatgatgaagacttgaagaatacaAGAAGATTGTATTTGGatacaagatttagtgggagatgtaaaatctcctactttgtgattTGACCCATTAACCAGTGGCATTTTGTTTTCAGCTAAACAAAAtgcctaccaaaaggcttgattgtgaacgtattattttgcatgcgtggttgttttgtatgattatggattgtatgtttgtatgctacaaataAATCACACAAATTAACAACTAGCTAAAATGGaagtttaattggttaaatttaacattattaacacatgcaaaactacaatttaattggttaaattgaaatggcaaaagacgttaataaatggttattaagaactagaaacggattgcacatataacatggtttatatcaaagtactaaaattggcattgttacatgacatgaaaatggattttcataagaaccatacactaaatgcattttggtgtatggcataaaagttttctcaaactagaaataatgaaaacttaaaaatccgtttaacaaacaaggtaaacaagttaaacgccatccttttatgtgacacttagacatattagggaactcatgatgggataaaggtcacctaactgtcatgaacaaactaatatgattaaggtgaaattcgcatgcttgtgggataaaggtcacctaaccacttgtatgttaagtttacacgtttacacaagtaggatgacttgatttggaaatcatgaacttagggtcaccgaagcatgatgaacaaataggcgttgatgggataatatgtcatgcaaaaggattgcatgatcccataacttagaagttgcaaaaggattgcaattgtcatataatgactacctagctaaatcaaatgacgggataaaggtcacctaaccgaaatttggtttaccgttggattctaaaatttaataaatattaattggatttaaagggtattgattgttaaattaaaattgttacttaaacaactttgttaaattttgtagatggccgccaataacaacaacaacattccaaacgcaccaatcaactttaacaacctatcgttgaggtcaatcctcgaaaaggaaaaactcaaccatacgaacttcatggattggttccgcaatctaagaattgtcctcaaattagaggatagggcgtatgtgttggaagaccccattcccgatcaaccggacgaggatgatacagaaggcatggcttattgggagaaatattgcaccgagttggtgcaagtttcttgcctcatgcttgggactatgatacccgaactccaaaaggacttcgagcttcatagtgcatatgacatgatcacacagttgaaggagatgttccttcaacaagctcgtgtcgagcgctttgaaacggtccgagcgcttcatgcatgtcagatggacgactcccaatccgtttcattttatgttcttaagatgaaaagcctaattgatcgagcgaaccgtctaaactgcaacgtgtctaatgaattagccacagaccttatccttaactccttgtcaaagaggtttgacacatttgtaatgaattacaatatgaatggatgggataagagcattggcgaattacacgccatgcttaagacggccaaagcgagcatgggtaaaagggattcacccatgtttatgatcaatgaaggtgggtccaaaggcAATAACACTTTTAAGCCGaaggcagctaagaggaaaggacccgcctaccaaggcaagggcaagggaaaggggaagataatTACCCCAactaataacaagaagcaaaaggttaccggtaaagctaaccccaaggaagattcgTGCTTCGGTTGcgatgaaatgggtcactggaaacgcaactgcccggtctacctaaaggagttgaaggaaaagagggatgcagggcaatcctcaggtaatgtatatatggtatacattgagcttagtattacttcttctaatacatgtgtattagacacaggatgtggaactcatatttgtaattctttgcaggggttcaaaagaagtgatcaacatgcgggaacaacaagtctcttcatgggaaatagagcaagggtgcaagtaaaagctcaaggagactttgttttaaagctaccaagtggtttggagcttggtttgaaaaatgttttgtatgcacccgatttatcgcgaaacattatttctgtatcccgtttgaaacaatatggttttaatcttaatttcattaatgatgatatccatgtttctttacatgatgtgttctatttcaaggcttcgcctgtaaatggtatttatgaattggttcatgatgacacatcatacaatagctcaatataccatgcaaacaccaagaaactcaaaagggatttgagtgattcctacttatggcattgtcaccttggtcacataaacaagaatcgaatgcatacacttcaaaagaatggacttttgaaatcaaatgaacaagactcgtttgatgtatgtgaatcttgtttacaaggcaaaatgactaaagcacccttcaaagggacctatgaaagggctaaggacttattgggattaatacattcggatgtatgtggaccctttaagcccataactaggaatggtgaaagatacttcgttactttcattgatgacttcagtcgtttcggatatgtctacctgttaagacataaggacgaaacttttgaagcattcaaggaatatcaaaacgaagtacaaaatcaactcaataagacaatcaaggtacttcataccgatagaggaggtgaatacctaagcgatgctttccaagatcatcttaaaagctgTGGGATTATCTTAcagctcactcctcctggaacaccccaacttaatggattttccgaaaggaggaaccgaaccctaatggatatggttcaatctatgatggctagaagcttgttacctctatcattttagggttattgtctatgctccacggctcgtattttaaatatggccccaaccaagaaagtggaacgaaatcctcatgagatgtggtttggaaaacctccatctctatcatacttaaaggtatggggatgtgaagcttatcctaagcgttacgtccctaataagttgaatgctcgatccacgaagtgtatcttcataggataccccaaggatgatatgggatattatttctatgatccaaccgagcaaaatgtatttgttgctcgaaaagctgaattccttgaaactaagttcctaatggaaggaaatagtgaaaggaagatagatcttgaagaggttcaagatcgagtagatgatacacaattggttgaaactagcactcaacatgaaaatgttgagaatgatcaaatggatgatcaaaatacacaagacgttcgcagatctggtaggattagtaatcctcctgagagatatgggtttctcatggatggttgctatgtagttgatttggatgaaccaacaaactaccaagatgctttatcaaggattgataaggataaatggcaggaagccatgaacgctgagatgcaatccatgtatgacaaccaagtttgggaacttgttacacaacctgctggctcaaggctagttgattgtaaatggcttttcaaaatgaaaaccgacatacatggaaacttggatacatataaagctagacttgtagcaaaaggtttcactcaaactcaaggggttgactatgatgaaactttttcgcctgtggcaatgctaaagtctattaggatattatttgccattgctgctcattatgattatgaaatatggcaaatggatgtcaagaccgctttcctaaatggatatcttgtagaagatgtctatatggttcagcctgaaggttttgttgatccaaaatatcctaaaaaggtatgcaagttaaagaagtcaatctacggattgaaacaagcatatagaatgtggaatcatcgttttaatgaggaagccgagaaatttggcttcgttaaaaatggtgatgaagcttgtgtatataagaaagctagtgggagcactatcatgttccttgtactatatgtggatgatatattgttatttgaaaatgatatttcggcaatgcaaggagttaaaacttggctaagtaaatgcttctccattaaggatcttggagaagcacaatacgttttggggattgggatctacagggatagatccaagaaactgataggtttaaatcaaagtgcatacattgaaaaaatcttgaaaaggttcaagatggacaactctaagaaaggtttggtacctattcaaagaggaacgcttctcagttcatctcagtgtcctaccacgaaagatgaacaagagagaatgaagaaagtcccgtacgcatctgctattgggtcaatcatgtatgcaatgatatgcactagaccggatgtgtcgtgcgctcttagcctgacaagtagataccagaataacccaggaaacagtcattcgattgttgttaaaagtatattgaaataccttaggaggactaaggatatgtttctaatatatgggtctggtgaggaggaactcgctgtaaaaggttacgtggacgcgagtttccaaactgatagaTATGATTCtagatcacaatctggttatgtctttacattaaatggaggtgcggtctcttggaagagttcaaaacaggatgttgttgccttatccactacagaatcggagtacattgccgcctcattggcagctcaggaagctgcatggatgaagaaattcatcgatgacttaggagtagtcccttccattcaggaccctcttgagatcttttgtgacaacgaaggtgcgattgctcaaatcaaggaacctcgtgctcaccaaaagacccgtcacattgagcggagattcaactacataagggatgaagttgaaaagggaaagatatgtattcacaaagttcacacagatcttaatatagcggatcccctcacgaagctcttacatggagcaaaacatgcaggacatgtttgtgcattagggcttctatattctagtgattggtcatgatctgttttaagtattgtaacagaacgaaattgttcaaactcattaatataattatggtgttaatttgttttgagttatgttcctattttgcatatttaatccatgaataagtaattattctaaattctgtagtcgatcacatttgtgggagcaaatgtgaagtttagactattatgaactcggattggtatacattcacgggatgaatgtggtgcaaggttgcaaccaaggttcatagatatttgtgggatacaaatattggaagacccgccctcaagacttactaaatggagcctttgtggttgatcacatgtaatcttgattaaaggcgaatatcattatatcctctgacctgagatacatattgggttcggatatttaccaagtattgtgccttgattctttccttcgctattctgaaacatggtagttcacaaggaagagctcaggcataatgcaaggtacatatttaggaggtatgtagtcaagatggaatttgtccctcttattcgttgagagtcagatgtctaaggcctgataaagttaaatctaaaagagagtgatcgctctgtgtctcttggatttaacatgacatctaggacgaaaggatgtaatgaaaagattcacctattcatattcgagatgggaactcgaaagggatgatgttatagaatggcaaaagtcataacatattgggggtgatggacggtcgttaggtggtatccatcacttgcattaatttcttatgtttctcgtgcaagtgggagattgaaggtatttcgtatgcccgagagacatattaaattaacgtggctaatatgttttgatccaagtcgggtcatacccaataacaagcttaccgacaccttattcgtatttgattttagcggttggatcgttgattaaatacgcgacacttaaactttaagaaaaatggtttcttaaataacacttgatatgtatatatatatataaatcatggaatgatttatataataaggatttaattatttataggttaaataattaattatgttatgttgcattttataaaattggttttataaaataaattatacataacaaatggtatggaattttattagttttataaataatgtaaacataatttataaaatgcaagtttataaaatttgttttataaaatttaattttacaaaacaagtttataaaagatgcaagtttataaattatgtcaagtattattttataaaaggatgggagtggccttggaattggatgaagcatgctagagattccatcttggtcaaagagaattcccattccatatacatgcaagactAGACTCTTTAAAAAAGACACTTGCATTAAAACATATTATGTTAGCTAGTAAAAAAATTTTGCTCCCTTTTGGTGCTTGCTGGCCGTGACCTTCCAAGCCAAGAAGAGGGTTCATTTTGTTTTTtgcaagcttattttcaagtgtaaattaaatcctaaccaaagtacaaggtgttggtgcaaggtttggggtattatctcttgaggtttcattgttttggagctccattcatcatcatcatcatcttcatcactcactaccaagcttggagaaggtataaactcctttcttacttgtagtttgtaagtatgtttcacaacttgatcctaattgggatttaactttaaatggttaaagattaacaagttcaattggtaatattttcatgcttccgctttaatttgattcataaaatgttttaaacattttggaacttgttaaatcccaacagatagatctatctttaggattcgcgtcaattaggggccatttcgttacctaattcttaggctaccaagctaaaaagggacatattcgattcgataatccaaccatagaatgtagtttcgattacttgtgtctattttgtaaaacgttaataaaattgcatgtattctcatcccaaaaaaaatattagatattaaaagtgggactataactcactttcacagatttttacttcgtcgggaagtaacacttggtcactggtcgattcacgaacctataacaatatgtacatatacatcaaagtatgatcaaaatatattcacaacatttttattacattttaataatttaagtttattaagtcagctgtcctcgttagtaacctacaactagttgtccatagttagatgtacagaaataaatcaatatatattatcttgaatcaatccacgacccagtgtatacacgtctcaggctagatcacaactcaaagtatatatatttttggaatcaacctcaaccctgtatagctaactcaagcattactgcatatagagtgtctatggttgttccaaataatatctatacatgggtcgatataatatgtcaaaacattgtatacgtgtctatggtatcccaagattacataatatgttagaatacatgtataatacaatataagttggttaagttatgatttttataggtttgttacaaatttcacgtagctataacaatcaaaattatccaattttgttttacccataacttcttcgttttaaatctgttttgagtgattcaaattgctatggtttcatattgaactttagtttatgaaactaaacagaaaaagtataggtttataatcggaattacacgttacaaatcatttttgtagaggtagtcatttcagtcgaaagaacgacgtctagatgaccattttgaaaaacatacttccactttgagtttaaccatgatttttggctatggtttcatgttaataataaaaatcattttcccagaataacaacttttaaatcaaagttcacatagtttttaattatccataccaaaacagcccccggtttcactacgacggtgtatatccgattttatggtgttcttcgtgtttccaggttttaaatcattaagttagcatatcatatagatatagaacatttgtttaactgattttaaaagttaagttagaaggattaacttttatttacgaacaagtttagaattaacttaactatattctagtgattacaagtttaaaccttcgaataatatagttttatatatatgaatcgaatgatgttatgaacatcattactacctcaagttttatggataaacctactgaaaatgagaaaaatagatctagcttcaaaggatccttggatggcttgaaagttcttgaagtagaatcatgacacgaaaacaagttcaagtaagatttccactcgaaataagattgttatagttatagaaattgaatcaaagtttaaatatgagtattaccttgttttagaaaaatatcttactgtaaacaacaaggatttcttgaggttggatgatcactttacaagattggaagtgagctagtaaacttggaagtattcttgattttatgaaactagaacttgtagaatttatgaagaacacttagaacttgaagatagaacttgagagagatcaattagatgaagaaaattgaagaattaaagtgtttgtaggtgtttttggtcattggcatatggattagatataaaggatgtgtaattttgttttcatgtaaataattcatgaatgatttataatatttttgtaattttgtgtaatcattcttgctagttgccaaatgatggttcccacatgtttaatgactcacatgggctgctaaagagctgatgattgagtgtatataccaatagtatatacatctagaagctgtgtattgtacgagtacgaatacgggtgcatacgaataaaattattgatgacaatgaactagaatgtaattgtaagcatttttattaagtagaagtactttgatatgtgtcatgaagtctttcaaaagtgtattaatatatcttaatacactacatgtatatacatttaacggagtcgttaagtaatcgttagtcgttacatgtaagtgttgtttcggaactttAAAGTTAACGATTTTGTAAAATATAATTGATCCATTGTTCTTACACTTAAATGGGATGTtatattgttatgttaacatgttaacatggtttattaatatatcttaaattcatatatatatatatatatatatatatatatatatatatatatatatatatatatatatatatatatatatatatatatatatatatatatatatatatatatatgtgtgtgtgtatgtgtgtgtgtgtgtgtgtgtgtgtgtgtgtgtgtgtgtgtgtaaaatactattacaacaataatcgttacatatatgtattgtttcgaaatcgttaagttagtagtctcatcttactcgtgtagttcattgttaatacactcaatgatatatgtaattatcatttcattatgttaaacatagtgtattaatatcttaacatgatacatatgtatttaataagacgttgttataacgatagtcgttatatatatcgtttcgcgtttcttaattcaccactttcattttatgtatataactcattgtttaatgtacttggtgagatacttactcatcataatatcatgttaaatatgtatatatctctatatatatatcatgtcagtttttacaagtttcaacgttcatgaatcgccggtcaacttgggtggtcagttgtctacatgaaactatttcaattaatcaagtcttaacaagtttgattgcttaacatgttggaagatCTAATCATGTAAACATAGTTTTCATTTAGTaattaaacatggaaaatttccgGTCACTAcacacagatggtatcagagcattggttgtagggaattagtcattagtgtgtctaacacaaGTCGTTAGGGTGCATTAGTGGGTCTAATCTACAACCGAGTCAATTACACTTACAGGTGATTAATTGCATATTATTGATATTGTTGTTATATTAATTATGTGCTGCTAACTTTGGACGAGTATTTCTATCATACTTAGAAACATGGCACAAAGAAGAACGATTAATGCTGCCGAGGTTGAACAGATGATTGCTGATCGCGTAGCTGCCGCACTAGCAGCTGCTAATGCCCCGAGAGGCAATGGTCAAAGGAGTGCATCACAAGGTTGCTCTTACAAGGAGTTTACGAGTTGCAAGCCCCATGCCTTCAACGGTACCGAAGGACCCGTAGGGTTGATGCGATGGTTTGAAAAGCTGGAATCAGTGTTTAGGATGAGCAACTATGCCGAGTCAAGCCGAGTTAAGTACGCTTCAAGTACACTATCTGATGGCGCACTGACTTGGTGGACCACTTTTGCTCAAGCAAGAGGTTTTGATGAGGCTTATTCCATCACTTGGGAGGAATTCAGAAGGATGATGATAGCCGAGTATTGTCCGAGAAGTGAAGTCTAGAAGATGGAGACAGAGTTCTGGAATTTGAAAGTTTTGGGAACTGATCTTGCTAGCTATAACAAGAGGTTTTTGCAACTGGCTTTGATGTGCCCATCTATGGTCACACCAGAATATCTAAGAATTGAAAGGTATATCTGAGGACTCTCCAAGGATATTCAAGGGAATGTTACGTCTTCAAAACCTTAAACGATTCACGATGCTATGCGCATGGCTCAAAATCTAATGGATCAGATCGTTCGTCGGACACCGGTAAAGCCTCAAAAAGAATCATCGGTGAATGATGGAAAGCGCAAGTGGGACGAGAACAAGGGAAAGAATTCCAACCAGCATCCCTCGAAAAGACAAGAAACCCCTAGGAACAACAACGATGGATCTAATGCTAACCCGAACTATAGGGGGAAACAACCTCACTGTAAAAGGTGCGGTAAACATCATCAGGGGTATTGCACAGTTGTTTGTGATAAGTGCAAGAAAACAGGGCATATGGTAAAGGACTACAGGGTGAAACTTCCAGGGGCGCCAGGAAGTTGCTACGAATGCGGCCAAACTGGGCATTTCAAAAACAACTGCCCAAACAAGAAGAACGATGGACCTGCCCGTGGAAGGACTTTCAACATTAATACGAGGGAGGCTCATGAGGATCCAGATTTAGTTACGGGTATGTCTCTACTCAACAATCATTTTGTATCTGTGCTATTTGATACTGGTACTGATAAAAGTTTTATATCTAAAGAATTTCGACATGATATTAGCAAACCATTGATGCCTTTAGAACTTAAGTACACTGTAGAGTTGGATAATGGTAAATTATTAAAATCAGACAAGATATACCAGAATTGTACTCTAAACTTAGCGGGTAAAGATTTTGAaatagatttgatacccatagaactagTAAGTTTTGATATGGTGGTCGGAATGGATTGGTTGTCCAAAAACAAAGCTGAAGTTATCTGTGCTAAGAAGATTATTCGAATCCCACTTGAGAATGGTGAACCACTACTGGTGTACAGAGTGAAGCGCAATacgaaactgaacctcattagttgtttaAAGGTTCAGAAATGCCTGAGGAAGGGTTGTcatgccatcctagcacatgtaaaggaTGTCGAGTCGAAGGAAAAGCGACCTAATGACGTGCCAGTCGTCAAGGATTTTATTGAGGTCTTCCCAGA
Proteins encoded in this region:
- the LOC139863201 gene encoding uncharacterized protein; translation: MAQNLMDQIVRRTPVKPQKESSVNDGKRKWDENKGKNSNQHPSKRQETPRNNNDGSNANPNYRGKQPHCKRCGKHHQGYCTVVCDKCKKTGHMVKDYRVKLPGAPGSCYECGQTGHFKNNCPNKKNDGPARGRTFNINTREAHEDPDLVTGMSLLNNHFVSVLFDTGTDKSFISKEFRHDISKPLMPLELKYTVELDNGKLLKSDKIYQNCTLNLAGKDFEIDLIPIELVSFDMVVGMDWLSKNKAEVICAKKIIRIPLENGEPLLVYRVKRNTKLNLISCLKVQKCLRKGCHAILAHVKDVESKEKRPNDVPVVKDFIEVFPEKLPGLSPHRVVEF